A region of Cucumis melo cultivar AY chromosome 2, USDA_Cmelo_AY_1.0, whole genome shotgun sequence DNA encodes the following proteins:
- the LOC103494161 gene encoding cyclin-dependent kinase D-3: MADLDPSKKVADRYLKREVLGEGTYGVVYKAIDTQTGQTVAIKKIRLGKQKEGVNFTALREIKLLKELKDSNIIELIDAFPHKGNLHLVFEFMETDLEAVIRDRNIFLSPADIKSYLQMTLKGLAYCHKKWVLHRDMKPNNLLIGSNGQLKLADFGLARIFGSPDRRFTHQVFARWYRAPELLFGTKQYGSAVDVWAAACIFAELLLRRPFLQGSSDIDQLGKIFAAFGTPTPSQWPDMLYLPDYVEFQYVPAPPLRSLFPMASDDTLDLLSKMFAYDPKSRITIQQALEHRYFTSAPLPTDPSKLPRPTSKREPTNTNSRVLDLNSNDGPTVLSPPRKSRRVMPDREAFEGNAYRADRLDDHVNEVRELAAGNTSKNEAVPMSLDFSVFGGKPPNRPTINSADRSHLKRKLDLEFQQ; encoded by the exons ATGGCTGACCTCGATCCATCAAAGAAAGTGGCTGATAGATATTTAAAGCGTGAGGTTCTTGGAGAGGGTACCTATGGTGTTGTATATAAAGCCATTGATACTCAG ACAGGTCAGACGGTTGCAATCAAGAAAATTCGGCTTGGGAAACAAAAAGAGGGAGTAAATTTTACGGCTCTTCGAGAAATCAAGCTGCTTAAAGAGCTAAAAGATTCAAATATAATTGAGTTAATTGATGCATTCCCTCACAAAGGGAATTTGCATCTTGTATTTGAATTTATGGAGACAGACCTTGAGGCTGTTATACGTGATCGAAACATATTTCTTTCCCCAGCTGACATCAAATCATACCTTCAGATGACGTTGAAAGGCCTTGCATATTGCCACAAGAAATGGGTTTTGCATAG GGATATGAAGCCAAATAATTTGTTGATAGGATCAAATGGTCAACTGAAACTTGCAGATTTTGGTTTGGCTCGGATATTTGGGAGTCCGGATCGTAGATTTACTCACCAG GTGTTTGCTCGATGGTACAGAGCACCTGAGCTATTGTTTGGTACTAAGCAATATGGTTCTGCAGTGGATGTTTGGGCAGCAGCTTGTATTTTTGCTGAACTACTACTTCGTCGACCTTTTCTTCAG GGTTCAAGTGACATTGATCAATTAGGGAAGATTTTTGCAGCGTTTGGAACGCCTACGCCTTCACAATGGCCTGATATGTTATACCTACCTGATTACGTTGAGTTCCAATATGTCCCTGCACCTCCTCTAAGATCATTGTTTCCTATGGCTAGTGATGACACGCTGGATCTCCTATCAAAGATGTTTGCCTATGATCCAAAATCTAGAATTACTATTCAACAAGCATTGGAGCATAG GTACTTCACATCTGCACCACTTCCCACAGATCCTAGTAAGCTTCCAAGGCCTACTTCAAAGCGCGAACCTACAAACACGAACTCTCGAGTTTTGGATTTAAATTCAAATGACGGTCCTACTGTACTTTCACCTCCAAGAAAGTCAAGAAGAGTAATGCCAGATCGTGAGGCTTTTGAAGGCAATGCATATAGAGCTGATAGGCTTGATGACCATGTTAATGAGGTGCGAGAGTTAGCTGCTGGAAATACGAGCAAGAATGAAGCAGTGCCTATGTCGTTAGATTTTTCTGTATTTGGTGGGAAACCTCCAAATAGACCTACAATTAACag TGCTGACCGATCACATCTTAAAAGGAAATTAGATCTTGAATTCCAGCAATAA